The stretch of DNA ACGAGCAGTGATCTGGGATTTGGATGGGACGTTGATTGATTCGGTCGCCTATCACTGGCAAGCCTGGCGCGCCGTGATGGAAGCCGAAAACTTTGTCTACACGCACGCCGATTTCGTCGCGGATTTCGGCAAGCGCAATGACGAGATTTTGCGCTTGCGGGTAGCGTCCGACATGCCAGACGCTGAGATTGCGCGCATCGCATTGGCGAAAGAAGAGCAGTATCGGCATTTCGTGCGCACACAGGGTTTGGCATTGTTGCCGGGCGGCGCGGACTGGTTGCAACGCTTGCGCGACGACGGCTGGTTACAGGCGTTGGGCACTTCGGCCCCGCGCGGCAACGTCGAAGCCGTGTTTGACGCAATTGAGATGGAATCCTAT from Acidobacteriota bacterium encodes:
- a CDS encoding HAD family phosphatase, encoding MQQRAVIWDLDGTLIDSVAYHWQAWRAVMEAENFVYTHADFVADFGKRNDEILRLRVASDMPDAEIARIALAKEEQYRHFVRTQGLALLPGGADWLQRLRDDGWLQALGTSAPRGNVEAVFDAIEMESYFAAVLSSEQVKHGKPAPDVFLAAAAQMKVAQEHCFVVEDAPAGIEAARRAGMKAVGVRTTHPDLEADWVFTSLAEMPRDFFARLAG